A single window of Poecilia reticulata strain Guanapo linkage group LG10, Guppy_female_1.0+MT, whole genome shotgun sequence DNA harbors:
- the ccng1 gene encoding cyclin-G1 (The RefSeq protein has 11 substitutions compared to this genomic sequence) → MIDTVTGAQAFAVKVKGLMDLEGRCQPKLTGLRLMETAQDNGLRMTTRLRELEVKNLLYLCRFFGFSSETFSLAVSLLDRFLSVMKIQPKHLSCVGQCCFYIAVKSSEDEKNVPLASDLIRISQNRFTVSDMVRMEKIIMEKLYWKVKAPTALHFLRLFHSHIQEQLDAESREILSIETREGQLKAVHCSFIFSKIKPFLLVLVLLCFEAQEEHDPEHMNQISEALKNLQHLLNVRDGDLVCVRELVGKCLAEYANTKCSRPNSQRFRWTISGRTARQLKHSYYKIIHFPTIPESAC, encoded by the exons ATGATTGACACAGTAACTGGAGCACAGGCCTTTGCAGTAAAAGTAAAGGGCCTGATGGATCTGGAGGGCCGATGCCAACCCAAGCTCACTGGCTTGAGGCTCATGGAGACCGCCCAGGACAACGGCCTCAGGATGACCACCAGGCTGAGAGAGCTGGAGGTGAAGAACCTGCTTTATCTCTGCAGGTTCTTTGGCTTCAGCTCAGAGACGTTCTCGTTGGCGGTCAGCTTGCTCGATCGATTCCTCTCTGTAATGAAG ATTCAACCAAAGCACCTGTCATGTGTTGGCCTGTGCTGCTTCTACATCGCTGTGAAGTCCTCAGAAGATGAGAAGAACGTGCCCCTGGCCAGCGACCTAATCCGCATTAGTCAGAATCGCTTTACTGTGTCTGACATGATTAGGATGGAGAAGATCATCATGGAAAAGCTCTACTGGAAAGTGAAGGCCCCGACGGCGCTGCACTTCCTCCGTCTGTTTCACAGCCACATCCAGGAGCAGCTCGACGCCGAGAG CAGGGAGATACTGAGCATTGAGACGCTGGAGGCGCAGCTCAAAGCCTGTCACTGCTCCTTCATCTTCTCCAAAATCAAG cCGTCTCTTCTTGCTCTGGCTCTGCTGTGCTTCGAGGCCCAGGAAGAACACGACCCTGAACACATGAATCAAATATCTGAGGCCctgaaaaatctgcaacacCTGCTGAAT gtgAGAGACGGAGACCTGGTGTGTGTTAGAGAGCTGGTCGGGAAATGCCTGGCTGAATACGCCAACACCAAATGCTCCAGACCAAACAGCCAGAGACTCCGCTGGACCATCTCGGGAAGAACCGCGCGCCAGCTGAAGCACAGCTACTACAAGATCACTCATCTTCCCACCATCCCAGAGTCGGCCTGTTGA
- the nudcd2 gene encoding nudC domain-containing protein 2 — protein MSVHFEERSGVVPCKTPWGSWYQTMEEVFIEVHVPAGTSAKEVKCRLGSRDIELQVGGKEIFKGRLFDMTVSDEATWTLEDKCLIRIVLMKTNREAGNCWTSLLEGEYCANAWVQDQMQRKLTLERFQRENPGFDFSGAEISGNFAGGGPDFSSLQQ, from the exons ATGTCAGTCCACTTTGAGGAGAGGAGCGGGGTTGTCCCGTGTAAGACACCGTGGGGGTCCTGGTACCAGACCATGGAGGAGGTCTTCATTGAAGTCCATGTGCCTGCAGGGACTTCTGCTAAGGAGGTGAAGTGCCGCTTAGGAAGCAGAGACATCGAGCTGCAGGTCGGAGGGAAGGAAATATTCAAG GGAAGGTTGTTTGACATGACCGTGTCTGACGAGGCCACATGGACGCTGG aggACAAATGTCTAATCCGGATTGTCCTGATGAAGACGAACAGAGAAGCRGGGAACTGCTGGACCTCGCTGCTGGAGGGCGAGTACTGTGCGAATGCCTGGGTCCAGGACCAGATGCAGAGGAAGCTCACGCTGGAGCGGTTCCAGAGGGAG aATCCTGGATTTGACTTCAGCGGGGCAGAGATTTCTGGAAACTTTGCTGGCGGAGGTCCAGATTTTTCCAGCTTACAACAGTGA
- the gabra6a gene encoding gamma-aminobutyric acid receptor subunit alpha-6a: MAAAPLSVAALICLISVAKAQGGEKVYSDNITRILDRLLDGYDNRLRPGSGGGITEVKTDIFVTSFGPVSDVEMEYTMDMFFRQMWVDERLKFEGPIEILRLNNRMVDKIWTPDTFFRNSKKSISHNMTTPNKLFRIMQNGTVLYTMRLTINAECPMNLMAFPMDGHACPLRFGSYAYTNSEIIFTWXKGLAGSVDCPKESISLLQYDLVGQILSSEIMRLNTGHYSVQVVHFLLQRKLGFYLIQTYIPLIMVVVLSQVSFWINKESVPARTVAGITTVLTMTTLSISARQSLPKVAYATAMDWFIAVCFAFVASALVEFAAVNYFATLQANRLKKQRARQDRLEVLAAGSDDDDTISTDSSHREGLKRRNHSVSCSDAGDIPPVPIFLQQGSAFPQIPQLAGTSPIDRYARILFPLTFALFNLGYWYIYLTKETIESATEMDLKN, encoded by the exons ATGGCTGCTGCCCCTTTATCAGTGGCTGCTCTAATCTGCTTGATTAG TGTAGCTAAGGCACAAGGAGGTGAAAAAGTATACTCAGACAACATCACTCGCATTTTGGATAGACTTTTGGATGGCTATGACAACAGACTGCGACCCGGTTCAGGAG GTGGTATTACAGAGGTGAAGACAGACATCTTTGTTACCAGTTTTGGGCCTGTTTCAGATGTTGAGATG GAATACACCATGGACATGTTCTTCCGTCAGATGTGGGTCGATGAGCGGCTGAAGTTTGAGGGCCCCATTGAAATCTTACGTCTTAACAACCGCATGGTGGACAAGATTTGGACACCAGACACCTTTTTTAGAAATTCAAAGAAGTCCATTTCCCATAATATGACCACGCCCAACAAGCTCTTCCGTATAATGCAGAATGGGACTGTCCTCTACACTATGAg ACTAACAATCAATGCAGAGTGTCCAATGAACCTCATGGCTTTCCCCATGGACGGCCACGCCTGTCCTCTCAGGTTTGGGAGCT atgcGTACACCAAcagtgaaattattttcacctgGARGAAAGGATTAGCAGGGTCTGTCGACTGTCCCAAAGAGTCAATTAGTCTTCTGCAGTACGATCTGGTTGGACAGATCTTGTCCAGTGAGATAATGAGGTTAAACACAG GTCACTATTCTGTGCAGGTGGTCCACTTCCTTCTCCAGAGAAAGCTCGGCTTCTACCTCATACAGACCTATATCCCCCTCATCATGGTAGTCGTGCTGTCGCAGGTTTCCTTTTGGATCAACAAAGAGTCTGTTCCAGCACGTACCGTCGCTG GCATCACCACGGTGCTGACCATGACCACCTTGAGCATCAGTGCTCGGCAGTCTTTGCCCAAAGTGGCTTACGCTACAGCCATGGACTGGTTCATCGCTGTGTGCTTCGCCTTCGTGGCCTCCGCCCTCGTTGAGTTTGCAGCAGTGAACTACTTTGCCACCTTGCAGGCAAACCGCCTGAAGAAGCAGAGAGCCAGACAAGACCGGCTGGAGGTGCTGGCCGCTGGCAGTGACGATGACGACACAATATCT ACGGACAGCAGCCACCGAGAAGGCCTGAAGAGGAGAAACCACTCAGTGAGCTGCAGCGACGCCGGAGATATCCCCCCAGTGCCCATTTTCCTCCAGCAGGGCTCGGCTTTTCCTCAAATCCCTCAGCTTGCCGGAACAAGCCCGATTGACCGCTACGCCCGCATCCTCTTTCCCCTGACCTTTGCCCTTTTCAACTTAGGGTATTGGTACATATATCTGACCAAAGAAACCATTGAGTCGGCAAC GGAAATGGATCTGAAAAACTGA